A region from the Microbacterium lacus genome encodes:
- a CDS encoding aminoglycoside phosphotransferase family protein, which yields MAPPTRVDASRIDAAFVAALIRDQFPEWAHLSLRPVRNGGNDHRMFRLGGELVVRLPSAPGYVPQVAKEQEWLPRLGPALPLPIPALRGIGAATDGFPAPWSVYGWIDGRPLSVGRVEDERGIAIALAGFLRALRAADADGAPAPGPHSAFRGGPLQHYDDEMQALLDRVHGAERDRAAGLWRDALGAPFTGRPVWFHGDVAAGNLLVTDGGLAAVIDFGCAGAGDPSCDTVMVWTRFQGRARAAFMAELAVDEATWARGRGWAVWKALIMLTNEQRAQRALARHVLDELAAGH from the coding sequence GTGGCTCCCCCGACACGCGTCGACGCGTCCCGGATCGACGCCGCCTTCGTCGCGGCCCTGATCCGGGATCAGTTCCCGGAGTGGGCGCATCTGTCGCTGCGACCGGTCCGCAACGGCGGCAACGACCACCGGATGTTCCGGCTCGGCGGGGAGCTCGTGGTGCGACTGCCCAGCGCACCGGGCTACGTCCCCCAGGTGGCGAAGGAGCAGGAGTGGCTGCCGCGGCTCGGACCGGCCCTCCCGCTGCCCATCCCAGCTCTGCGCGGGATCGGCGCCGCCACCGATGGGTTCCCGGCTCCGTGGTCGGTGTACGGGTGGATCGATGGTCGGCCGTTGTCCGTCGGACGAGTCGAGGACGAGAGGGGTATCGCGATCGCGCTCGCCGGCTTCCTCCGCGCGCTGCGCGCCGCCGACGCCGACGGCGCTCCGGCGCCGGGTCCGCACAGCGCGTTCCGTGGCGGTCCCCTGCAGCATTACGACGACGAGATGCAGGCCCTCCTTGATCGTGTGCACGGCGCGGAGCGCGACCGAGCCGCGGGGCTCTGGCGGGACGCCCTCGGTGCGCCGTTCACCGGCAGACCGGTGTGGTTCCACGGGGACGTCGCGGCAGGCAACCTTCTGGTCACTGACGGAGGGCTGGCCGCCGTGATCGACTTCGGATGCGCCGGCGCCGGCGACCCCTCATGCGACACCGTGATGGTGTGGACCCGGTTCCAGGGTCGAGCCCGCGCCGCGTTCATGGCCGAGCTCGCCGTCGATGAGGCCACTTGGGCCCGTGGACGCGGATGGGCGGTGTGGAAGGCCCTGATCATGCTCACGAACGAGCAACGGGCGCAGCGCGCACTCGCCCGTCACGTTCTGGATGAACTCGCCGCCGGGCACTGA
- a CDS encoding class I SAM-dependent methyltransferase, translated as MVASDVPRTRAFYQTVADAYALLVADVGFEGALELSLIADFVDQLAHGERVDIVDAGCGTGRMIGHLRSLSASVRPIGVDLSPAMLAHARAAHPDVELVEAPLQRMSLPGESADGILAWYSVIHTSPADLPEVLSEFRRVLRPGGLVLLGFQSGFGERRRSGAYGHDIELHAYLHDTAAVSSALTAARFVVEVRMDRGPRREERLPQGFVMARAV; from the coding sequence ATGGTCGCGTCGGATGTTCCTCGGACACGGGCGTTCTACCAGACGGTCGCCGACGCGTACGCCCTCCTCGTGGCGGACGTCGGGTTCGAGGGCGCGCTCGAGCTGTCCCTCATCGCGGACTTCGTCGATCAGCTCGCGCACGGCGAGCGCGTGGACATCGTGGACGCCGGATGCGGAACGGGCCGGATGATCGGCCATCTGCGCTCGCTCTCGGCCTCCGTCCGCCCCATCGGCGTCGACCTCTCGCCCGCGATGCTCGCCCACGCGCGGGCCGCGCATCCCGACGTCGAGCTGGTCGAAGCCCCTCTCCAGCGCATGTCCCTCCCCGGCGAGTCGGCGGACGGCATCCTCGCGTGGTACTCCGTCATCCACACGTCGCCCGCCGATCTCCCGGAGGTCCTGAGCGAGTTCCGGCGGGTGCTGCGTCCGGGGGGTCTCGTTCTCCTCGGGTTCCAGTCAGGATTCGGGGAACGTCGCCGTTCGGGCGCCTACGGTCATGACATCGAACTGCACGCGTATCTGCACGACACAGCCGCGGTCAGCTCGGCCTTGACCGCTGCGCGATTCGTCGTCGAGGTGCGGATGGATCGAGGCCCGCGACGCGAGGAGAGGCTTCCGCAGGGGTTTGTGATGGCCCGCGCAGTGTGA
- a CDS encoding LysR family transcriptional regulator: MKITDLRRFVVAADVLHFPRAAETLGIPLPALYSSIDRLEQETGQPLFVPHAQPTRLSPAGALLVTEARERIAAAPAAGAASAPAGGKAKASKGKGRAPVVKGQPKPYKKRQGR, encoded by the coding sequence ATGAAGATCACCGACCTGCGCCGCTTCGTCGTCGCCGCGGACGTGCTGCACTTCCCGCGCGCCGCAGAGACCCTGGGGATCCCGCTGCCGGCGCTGTACTCGTCGATCGATCGACTGGAGCAGGAAACCGGTCAGCCGCTGTTCGTGCCGCACGCCCAGCCGACGCGTCTGAGCCCGGCCGGCGCCCTCCTTGTGACCGAAGCGCGGGAGCGCATCGCGGCTGCTCCGGCAGCGGGAGCGGCATCCGCTCCCGCCGGTGGCAAGGCGAAGGCCTCGAAGGGGAAGGGTCGCGCGCCCGTCGTGAAGGGGCAGCCCAAGCCCTATAAGAAGCGCCAAGGCCGTTAG
- a CDS encoding DNA-formamidopyrimidine glycosylase family protein: protein MPESPEVEELASFLNERTRGLRVRSFDVMLPKALKSPVAGVEEIVGSTVTGVTRHAKMIDLAMTTDAGAPRHVIVHFGHDGWVLWHDSSPEGRSRVGEATLMARLRFGSDAAPGEGVDLTDAGQWKSLTVHIVPRPDEVPAVAKLGPDPLAGEVDTATFAALLAGRRKQIKALLQDQTALAGIGNAYSDEILHAARVSPVAHAANLTSDEVGRLYAATVQVLSAARDARRGVAPADLKAAKHAALTVHRKAGRACPVCGDEIRTFTFSGAAAQYCATCQTAGESLG from the coding sequence ATGCCGGAGTCGCCGGAGGTCGAAGAGCTCGCGTCGTTCCTGAACGAGCGCACGCGCGGACTGCGTGTGCGCTCGTTCGACGTGATGCTGCCGAAAGCCCTGAAGTCGCCGGTGGCGGGCGTCGAGGAGATCGTCGGATCGACCGTGACGGGGGTGACCCGTCACGCGAAGATGATCGATCTGGCGATGACGACGGATGCCGGTGCACCGCGGCACGTGATCGTGCACTTCGGGCACGACGGGTGGGTGCTCTGGCACGACAGCAGTCCCGAGGGTCGCTCGCGGGTGGGTGAGGCGACGCTCATGGCGCGTCTGCGCTTCGGATCCGATGCGGCTCCGGGGGAGGGTGTGGATTTGACGGATGCCGGGCAGTGGAAGTCACTGACGGTCCACATCGTCCCGCGTCCCGACGAGGTGCCGGCCGTCGCGAAGCTCGGACCGGATCCCCTCGCGGGCGAGGTGGACACGGCGACATTCGCCGCGTTGCTCGCGGGTCGGCGGAAGCAGATCAAAGCGCTCCTGCAGGATCAGACGGCGCTCGCCGGGATCGGCAACGCCTATTCCGACGAGATCCTGCACGCGGCGCGCGTGTCGCCCGTCGCGCATGCCGCGAACCTCACATCCGACGAGGTCGGTCGTCTGTACGCGGCGACCGTGCAGGTCCTCTCCGCCGCGCGGGATGCGCGCCGCGGTGTCGCGCCGGCCGATCTGAAGGCCGCGAAGCACGCGGCGTTGACGGTGCATCGCAAAGCGGGAAGGGCATGTCCCGTGTGCGGGGACGAGATCCGCACGTTCACGTTCTCCGGCGCCGCCGCTCAGTACTGCGCGACCTGCCAGACCGCGGGTGAGTCGCTCGGGTGA
- a CDS encoding MBL fold metallo-hydrolase: MSTTGTLQFLGAADTVTGSRYLIEHGSTRVLVDCGLFQGLKVLRERNRAPFPVPPASIDAVVVTHAHLDHTGYLPALVRDGFRGRIHATPATAELLGVLLPDSAHLLEEEARHAASHHWSSHAHPEPLYTTADAEHALDLVHPVDFGRPTRVADGVEVTFTPAGHILGAAGVHAVVGAGAARTSIHFSGDLGRAADPVMRGPAPLEPCDVLVVESTYGDRAHAAVDAADVLADVIARTTRKGGVVMIPAFAVGRTESVLLQLAELRQAGRLADVPIFLNSPMAIEVAGIYHRHPDEHRLGAAEIDRMYGLATPVRTVDESKLLNLRGGPMVIVSASGMLTGGRILHHLSAYADDPRNAIVLTGYQAAGTRGAALLNGAQTLRIFGRDVPIRAEVVRLDSLSAHADADELMDWMRRVPVPPASVYVTHGEPSAADTLRRRIKQELHWSARVPEPFERVGLVTSPRVTNS, translated from the coding sequence ATGTCGACGACAGGCACGCTGCAATTCCTCGGGGCGGCGGACACGGTCACCGGGTCCCGCTATCTGATCGAGCACGGGTCTACGCGCGTTCTCGTGGACTGCGGACTGTTCCAGGGACTCAAAGTGCTCCGCGAACGCAACCGCGCGCCGTTTCCGGTGCCGCCCGCATCGATCGACGCCGTCGTCGTGACGCACGCGCACCTCGATCACACCGGATACCTGCCCGCCCTCGTCCGGGACGGATTCCGCGGGCGGATCCACGCGACCCCCGCCACGGCCGAACTGCTCGGCGTGCTGCTCCCCGACAGCGCGCACCTGCTCGAGGAGGAAGCCCGACACGCGGCATCCCACCACTGGTCGTCCCACGCTCACCCCGAGCCGCTCTACACGACCGCGGATGCCGAGCACGCGCTCGACCTCGTTCATCCGGTGGACTTCGGCCGGCCGACCCGCGTCGCGGACGGCGTGGAGGTGACGTTCACGCCGGCCGGGCACATCCTCGGTGCCGCCGGTGTGCACGCGGTCGTCGGCGCGGGAGCAGCTCGCACCTCCATCCACTTCAGCGGGGACCTGGGACGCGCAGCGGATCCGGTCATGCGTGGGCCCGCTCCGCTGGAACCCTGCGACGTCCTGGTCGTCGAATCCACGTACGGAGATCGCGCACACGCGGCGGTGGACGCCGCGGACGTGCTGGCCGACGTTATCGCGAGGACGACTCGCAAGGGCGGGGTCGTGATGATCCCGGCATTCGCGGTGGGGCGGACGGAGTCCGTGCTCCTGCAGCTCGCCGAGCTCCGACAGGCGGGCAGGCTTGCGGATGTTCCGATCTTCCTGAACAGCCCGATGGCGATCGAGGTCGCCGGCATCTACCACCGTCACCCGGACGAGCACCGGCTCGGTGCGGCCGAGATCGACCGGATGTACGGCCTCGCGACCCCCGTGCGCACGGTCGACGAGTCGAAGCTCCTGAACCTCCGCGGTGGCCCGATGGTCATCGTCTCCGCGAGCGGCATGCTCACGGGCGGCCGCATCCTGCACCACCTCAGCGCCTACGCGGATGATCCGCGCAACGCGATCGTGCTCACCGGATATCAGGCGGCGGGCACACGCGGCGCGGCTCTCCTGAACGGGGCGCAGACGCTGCGCATCTTCGGTCGGGACGTGCCCATCCGGGCGGAGGTCGTGCGTCTGGACAGCCTGTCGGCCCACGCCGACGCGGATGAGCTCATGGACTGGATGCGCCGAGTGCCCGTGCCACCGGCATCCGTCTATGTCACACACGGCGAGCCCAGTGCGGCCGACACTCTGCGGCGTCGCATCAAGCAGGAGTTGCACTGGAGCGCGCGGGTGCCCGAGCCCTTCGAGCGGGTCGGGCTGGTCACCTCGCCGCGCGTAACGAATTCGTAA
- a CDS encoding alpha/beta hydrolase, whose amino-acid sequence MTDTQTLENAGRRVEYAVEGDGPVGLVLIPDAGLDSAALAVVGHYLAEEAGFHVVRVGTAKDASPAERAEDVLAVIDRVGLEHTWIGGHASGGTVARVFAAAHVDRVNGLLLLGVEETDVALAPTIPVLIVQGTDDESTPPENGERLQSTAPERASIKTISGAGHLFPMTHPIATAVIIEEYLDWD is encoded by the coding sequence ATGACCGATACGCAGACTCTCGAGAACGCCGGCCGTCGGGTGGAGTACGCCGTGGAGGGCGACGGCCCGGTCGGGCTGGTGCTGATCCCGGATGCCGGGCTCGACTCCGCTGCGCTCGCCGTGGTCGGGCATTACCTCGCTGAGGAGGCGGGCTTCCACGTCGTGCGCGTGGGGACGGCGAAGGACGCCTCGCCCGCGGAGCGCGCCGAAGACGTCCTCGCGGTGATCGACCGGGTGGGACTCGAACACACCTGGATCGGCGGTCACGCCTCGGGCGGCACTGTTGCGCGGGTGTTCGCCGCCGCGCACGTCGACCGCGTGAACGGACTGCTGCTGCTCGGCGTCGAAGAGACCGACGTCGCCCTGGCCCCGACGATCCCCGTCCTCATCGTGCAGGGGACGGACGACGAGAGCACCCCTCCCGAGAACGGCGAGCGGCTGCAGTCGACGGCGCCCGAGCGCGCGAGCATCAAGACGATCAGCGGGGCGGGTCACCTGTTCCCCATGACTCACCCGATCGCCACCGCCGTCATCATCGAGGAGTACCTCGACTGGGACTGA
- the ppsA gene encoding phosphoenolpyruvate synthase, with amino-acid sequence MTNILWFTEMGMNDVHQVGGKNASLGEMVSNLSHLGVSVPGGFATTADAYRDFLAADGLYERIKTVVEALDVSDVAELARVGANVREWIEQQPLPAQLDADIRAAYAHLIENDPEPEAVSWAVRSSATAEDLPDASFAGQQETFLNISGIDNILAAIRSVFASLYNDRAIAYRVHNGFDHHDVALSAGVQRMVRSDVGASGVMFTVDTESGFDRAVFITSSYGLGEAVVQGAVNPDEFYAYKPALRARRPAILKRSVGEKAVKMVYADGTHVGGSTVFVDVPQNERALFSITDAEVEELGRQALTIEEHYGRPMDIEWGKDGVDGKLYILQARPETVVSRVDGNVTRRFVLAERGTVATVGRAIGQKIGAGPVRVMRTLAQMEEFRTGDVLVADMTDPDWEPIMKQASAIVTNRGGRTCHAAIIARELGIPAVVGTGDATISLHDGQEVTVSCAEGDNGFVYEGLLPFEEVVTKLDDMPESPTKIMLNVGTPDQAFAFSKLPNKGVGLARLEFVINRQIGIHPRALLDFDTLAAPLRDDIAERIAAYPSPREYFVRRVAEGVSMIAAAFAPEPVIVRLSDFKSNEYANLVGGDVYEPHEENPMLGYRGAARYISEDFRACFDMECEALKFVRDEMGLTNVEIMVPFVRTVGEAHAVIELLGENGLRRGENGLRVIMMCELPSNAVLADEFLQYFDGFSIGSNDMTQLTLGLDRDSSLVAATFDERDPAVLKMLSMAIEACLRAGKYVGICGQGPSDHPDLAEWLVGQGIGSMSLNPDTVVETWLRLAGPQRAAVNA; translated from the coding sequence ATGACGAACATCCTCTGGTTCACCGAGATGGGCATGAACGACGTGCACCAGGTCGGCGGCAAGAACGCCTCGCTCGGCGAGATGGTCTCCAACCTGTCGCACCTCGGTGTGAGCGTCCCGGGCGGCTTCGCCACGACCGCCGACGCGTACCGCGACTTCCTCGCCGCGGACGGGCTGTACGAGCGCATCAAAACGGTTGTCGAGGCGCTCGACGTCTCGGACGTCGCCGAGCTCGCGCGTGTCGGGGCGAACGTGCGCGAATGGATCGAACAGCAGCCGCTCCCGGCTCAGCTGGACGCCGACATCCGCGCCGCGTACGCGCACCTGATCGAGAACGATCCCGAGCCGGAGGCGGTGTCGTGGGCCGTGCGCTCGAGCGCGACCGCGGAGGACCTGCCCGACGCATCGTTCGCGGGGCAGCAGGAGACCTTCCTCAACATCAGCGGGATCGACAACATTCTGGCGGCGATCCGCAGCGTCTTCGCCTCGCTGTACAACGACCGCGCCATCGCCTACCGCGTGCACAACGGCTTCGACCACCACGATGTCGCCCTGTCCGCGGGCGTGCAGCGCATGGTCCGCTCGGACGTCGGAGCGTCGGGGGTCATGTTCACTGTCGACACCGAGTCCGGCTTCGACCGGGCGGTGTTCATCACGAGCTCGTACGGTCTCGGCGAAGCCGTCGTCCAGGGTGCGGTGAACCCCGACGAGTTCTACGCCTACAAGCCCGCCCTCCGCGCGCGCCGCCCTGCGATCCTCAAGCGCTCCGTGGGGGAGAAGGCCGTGAAGATGGTCTACGCCGACGGCACCCACGTCGGAGGGAGCACCGTCTTCGTGGACGTCCCGCAGAATGAGCGGGCGCTGTTCAGCATCACGGATGCCGAGGTCGAAGAGCTCGGACGCCAGGCGCTCACGATCGAGGAGCACTATGGCCGCCCGATGGACATCGAGTGGGGCAAGGACGGTGTGGACGGCAAGCTCTACATCCTGCAGGCGCGGCCCGAGACGGTCGTCTCGCGCGTGGACGGCAATGTCACCCGCCGGTTCGTGCTGGCCGAGCGCGGAACGGTGGCGACGGTCGGCCGGGCGATCGGGCAGAAGATCGGCGCCGGGCCGGTGCGTGTGATGCGCACGCTCGCGCAGATGGAGGAGTTCCGCACCGGAGACGTTCTGGTCGCCGACATGACAGACCCCGACTGGGAGCCCATCATGAAGCAGGCATCGGCGATCGTGACGAACCGCGGAGGACGGACGTGCCACGCGGCGATCATCGCGCGCGAGCTCGGCATCCCCGCGGTCGTCGGCACCGGCGATGCGACGATCTCGCTCCACGACGGGCAGGAGGTCACCGTCTCGTGCGCCGAGGGTGACAACGGCTTCGTCTACGAAGGGCTGCTGCCGTTCGAGGAGGTCGTCACCAAGCTCGACGACATGCCCGAGAGCCCGACGAAGATCATGCTGAACGTCGGCACGCCCGACCAGGCCTTCGCGTTCTCGAAGCTGCCGAACAAGGGCGTCGGCCTGGCCCGCCTGGAGTTCGTCATCAACCGGCAGATCGGCATCCACCCGCGTGCCCTGCTGGACTTCGACACGCTCGCGGCACCGTTGAGGGACGACATCGCGGAGCGCATCGCCGCGTACCCGTCGCCCCGCGAGTACTTCGTGCGGCGCGTGGCGGAGGGCGTCTCGATGATCGCCGCCGCCTTCGCGCCGGAACCGGTCATCGTCCGCCTCAGCGACTTCAAGTCGAACGAGTACGCCAACCTCGTCGGCGGGGATGTCTACGAACCGCACGAGGAGAACCCGATGCTCGGCTACCGCGGCGCCGCGCGGTACATCTCGGAGGACTTCCGCGCGTGCTTCGACATGGAGTGCGAGGCGCTGAAGTTCGTGCGCGACGAGATGGGGCTCACGAACGTCGAGATCATGGTGCCGTTCGTGCGGACCGTGGGGGAGGCGCACGCCGTGATCGAACTGCTGGGTGAAAACGGGCTTCGGCGGGGCGAGAACGGGCTGCGGGTCATCATGATGTGCGAGTTGCCCTCGAACGCCGTGCTCGCCGACGAATTCCTGCAGTACTTCGACGGCTTCTCGATCGGCTCGAACGACATGACGCAGCTGACCCTGGGACTGGACCGCGACTCGTCACTGGTCGCGGCGACATTCGACGAACGGGACCCGGCGGTGCTGAAGATGCTGTCGATGGCGATCGAGGCGTGTCTGCGGGCGGGCAAGTACGTCGGTATCTGCGGCCAGGGCCCGAGCGATCACCCGGATCTGGCGGAGTGGCTCGTGGGTCAGGGGATCGGATCGATGTCGCTGAACCCGGACACCGTCGTGGAGACGTGGCTGCGACTGGCCGGACCGCAGCGCGCCGCTGTCAACGCCTGA
- a CDS encoding YfcE family phosphodiesterase: protein MTTRLLLISDTHIPGRARALPSALLRAADAADLIIHAGDWVAASVLDELTDHGEVLGVFGNNDGPDLRSRLPEIAHREIEGLRFAVVHETGPKTGREMRMEAAHPDVDVLVFGHSHIPWDTVSARGMRLLNPGSPTDRRRQPVCSMMRVLVADRAVRSVELVAL, encoded by the coding sequence ATGACCACGCGCCTGCTGCTGATCTCCGACACGCACATCCCCGGGCGTGCCCGAGCGCTGCCGAGCGCGCTCCTGCGCGCTGCCGACGCGGCCGATCTGATCATCCACGCGGGCGACTGGGTGGCGGCATCCGTGCTCGATGAGCTGACCGACCACGGCGAGGTACTCGGCGTGTTCGGCAACAACGACGGCCCTGACCTGCGGTCGCGTCTGCCCGAGATCGCCCACCGCGAGATCGAGGGGCTGCGGTTCGCCGTGGTCCACGAAACGGGGCCGAAGACAGGTCGCGAGATGCGGATGGAAGCGGCGCACCCGGACGTCGACGTGCTGGTCTTCGGACACAGCCACATCCCGTGGGACACGGTGTCCGCTCGCGGGATGCGGCTGCTCAATCCCGGCTCACCGACCGATCGGCGCCGCCAACCCGTGTGCTCGATGATGAGGGTCCTCGTCGCCGACCGGGCGGTGAGGAGCGTCGAACTCGTCGCGCTCTGA
- a CDS encoding recombinase family protein — protein MSKRAALYVRQSKSDGTGDGPERQIERTRSLAELRGWTVAGTYLDDGVSASKNRGAGTAWERMLSDADAGRIDVVVGVDLDRLLRSTRDLNTLIDRGLQVVTVDGEIDLSTADGEFRATMLAGIARFEVRRKGERQARANAQRALKGAPPSGVRLTGYTQAGELHEPEAAIVRELFTRFRNGETLKGLATWLEAQGVPTRRGGRWNASTIRTLLMNPRYAGRSVHRGQVVGDARWEAIVSADLFDVVQAMITDPRRVTNREGTARKHLGAGLFICGVCDNPVRTNGLRYWCPGHVTRGMAPVDELVAGVVRARLSRGDLDALLVAPNTERLKSLRDKSSALRARLDRIAADYDAELIDGRRYAEASGKVRAELESVEQERASLATGEAVAGILTAAKPADAFEASSIAIRRNVIAALMRVRLLHVKQGRRGFNPSSVEIQWLSEAT, from the coding sequence ATGAGCAAACGGGCAGCCCTCTACGTGAGGCAATCGAAGTCTGACGGGACGGGCGACGGTCCCGAGCGGCAGATCGAGCGCACCCGCAGTCTCGCAGAGCTCCGCGGCTGGACGGTCGCCGGTACATACCTGGATGACGGTGTGAGCGCATCGAAGAACCGAGGGGCAGGGACCGCGTGGGAACGGATGCTCTCGGATGCTGACGCCGGCCGGATCGACGTCGTTGTAGGTGTCGACCTTGACCGTCTGCTGCGATCGACCCGGGATCTGAACACCCTCATCGACCGCGGATTGCAGGTTGTCACGGTTGACGGCGAGATTGACCTGTCGACTGCTGACGGTGAGTTCCGGGCGACGATGCTTGCGGGCATCGCACGGTTCGAGGTTCGACGTAAGGGTGAGCGGCAGGCTCGAGCGAACGCGCAACGTGCTCTGAAGGGTGCTCCCCCGTCTGGTGTCCGGTTGACGGGTTACACGCAGGCTGGTGAGCTTCACGAACCGGAAGCGGCGATCGTGCGGGAACTGTTCACACGGTTCCGCAACGGCGAAACCCTGAAGGGTCTTGCGACCTGGCTGGAGGCGCAGGGCGTGCCGACGCGTCGTGGGGGCCGATGGAACGCGTCAACAATCCGCACCCTTCTCATGAACCCACGCTATGCCGGTAGGTCTGTTCACCGCGGGCAGGTAGTCGGTGACGCGCGTTGGGAAGCAATCGTCTCCGCTGATCTGTTCGACGTCGTGCAGGCCATGATCACCGACCCGCGGCGGGTGACGAACCGTGAGGGGACAGCACGTAAGCACCTCGGCGCTGGCCTGTTCATCTGTGGTGTCTGCGACAACCCCGTCCGCACCAATGGGCTCCGGTACTGGTGCCCCGGCCATGTCACCCGCGGCATGGCACCCGTTGACGAATTGGTGGCTGGTGTTGTGCGGGCGCGACTGAGCCGTGGGGATCTTGACGCGCTACTGGTCGCACCGAACACGGAGCGACTCAAGAGTCTGCGGGATAAGTCGTCTGCGCTGCGGGCGCGCTTGGATCGGATCGCCGCTGACTATGACGCTGAACTGATCGACGGTAGACGGTATGCGGAAGCCTCTGGGAAGGTGCGTGCGGAGCTCGAATCTGTTGAGCAGGAACGGGCAAGCCTGGCGACGGGTGAAGCCGTGGCGGGGATTCTGACGGCGGCTAAGCCTGCGGATGCATTCGAAGCGTCGTCCATCGCGATCCGGCGAAACGTGATCGCCGCTCTGATGCGGGTTCGACTGCTACATGTGAAGCAGGGCCGGCGCGGGTTCAACCCGTCGAGCGTAGAGATTCAGTGGCTCTCAGAGGCCACCTAA
- a CDS encoding pyruvate, water dikinase regulatory protein produces the protein MESNVLSLVSDHTSPGSRRTTIDIPVPARPLREAYFVSDSTGITAETLGSALLANFPGVHFRRHTIPFVDTPEGARNVVHDLHEAIRSGADPIVFATVKSPEIIGELAASGAVVIDLLGGHLRELEAALGSTASEQLGQYHGVGDIERYFARMRAVEYAIEHDDGQSMRALDIADVIIIAPSRCGKTPTTMYLALQYGLLVANYPLTDDDFPSDGLPATVAPYANRCFGLTTTPLRLSQVRHERRPSSTYASLAQCTLELRRAEDLYRRNRVPFLNSSTKSVEEMSAVIMQSMRLRS, from the coding sequence ATGGAAAGCAACGTACTTTCTCTAGTCTCGGATCACACGTCCCCCGGATCGAGGAGAACGACCATCGACATCCCCGTCCCCGCACGACCCCTGCGCGAGGCGTACTTCGTCTCCGACAGCACCGGCATCACGGCGGAGACCCTGGGCTCGGCACTGCTGGCGAACTTCCCCGGCGTGCACTTCCGTCGGCACACGATCCCGTTCGTGGACACACCGGAAGGGGCTCGCAACGTCGTCCACGACCTGCACGAGGCGATCCGCAGCGGTGCGGATCCGATCGTGTTCGCCACGGTGAAGTCTCCCGAGATCATCGGCGAGCTCGCCGCCTCGGGTGCGGTCGTGATCGACCTCCTGGGCGGACATCTGCGCGAACTCGAAGCGGCACTCGGGAGCACGGCGTCGGAGCAGCTCGGGCAGTATCACGGCGTCGGCGACATCGAGCGCTACTTCGCCCGCATGCGTGCCGTCGAGTACGCGATCGAGCACGACGACGGACAGAGCATGCGGGCGCTCGACATCGCGGACGTCATCATCATCGCCCCCTCCCGGTGCGGCAAGACGCCTACGACGATGTACCTCGCCCTGCAGTACGGCCTGCTCGTCGCGAACTATCCCCTCACAGACGACGACTTCCCGTCCGACGGGCTTCCCGCCACCGTGGCTCCGTACGCGAACCGCTGCTTCGGGCTCACCACGACGCCGCTGCGCCTCAGTCAGGTGCGGCACGAGCGCCGGCCCAGCTCGACCTACGCGAGCCTCGCGCAGTGCACCCTCGAGCTGCGGCGCGCCGAGGACCTCTACCGCCGCAACCGCGTCCCGTTCCTGAACTCCTCGACCAAGTCGGTCGAGGAGATGTCCGCCGTGATCATGCAGTCCATGCGACTGCGCAGCTGA